The DNA region TCTGTACGGAGCCTCTTTGGGGTTCCCGAACGAATGACCTCGCACTCTGGGATGCTCATCCGCCTCAAGGCCTCCAGGGCCTTCCCTGCCCGGTACTCCTGGAAGACCCCCAAGCAGGCGTTCACGACAAGAATGGCAATGATAACCAGGGCATCGGTGGTTTCTCCAAGAATAAGAGAAATAGCCGCTGCTCCAAGGAGGATGAGGACGAGGAAATCCCGGAACTGCTCAAAGAACATGGCCACAATGCCCTTTTTCTTCTTCTCGGCAAGGACGTTAGGTCCGTACGTGCGGAGACGGCGTTCCGCCTCCTCCTGGGAAAGGCCAGAAACTAAGTCTGTCCCCAGGGATGAAGCAACTTCCTGAGCAGAAAGGGCATGCCATTTCATTCTCTCTTGAGCCACGGCAGAACCTCCTCAAGGAGTCCCCCAACCCGTTGCATGAAACCCCTCTTCTCCTCTCCGAGACCGTCCTTTTTCCCAACGATTTCGGCCACGAACCCCTCAAGGGCCGCATCAAAGCCGATATCGTAGCCTTCTTTTTGACTACGGTACCACTTGTAGTCCATGATGTAGGCGAAAATATCCGCCAGACTCTTTCCGGGGAAAGCCTCCTCAAGACCTTTTTCGACAATAGCCTGGACTGCGGGAGTGTACACGCAGAGGAACCAGTTGAGCGCCGCCTCCTTGAGGGGAACCTTCCTTCCTAAGAAAAGCTCCATGCGCTGGGCATAGTCTTTGATGTAGTTGAGGAAAGAGTCGTAGTGTCGAGGCTCACTGGCATCGATACCCTTGAGGCCGGTGAGATTCTCGAACTCCATTCTCTTTGCCCGGAGCGTCTTGCTCTCCCGGCGTTCCGAAGGAAAGAACTCTATGACTTCCGCGTCGATGAACTCCATGCCAAGTTCCTTTGCCACCGCCACCCGGTGGTTCCCATCAAGGACGTAGTACTCATCCCCCACTTTGTACACGATGATTGGGGGAAGAATCTCCCCCCGCTCCATGGCCCTTCGAATGCGATAGTACCGTACATCAGGGTTGCGGAGCCGAAAACCTGGGAGGAGATCCGCAGCCCTTCCCACACTCCCAACAATGCGTTCCACGGGAATGGGATGAATCCCCCGGTACACCCGAGAGGAGAGGTTGAGCTTTTTTGAAATATCCCCAAAAGCCTTGATCGGCTCGTTTCCCCTTTTTGTCAGTGGCACCGTGCTTCAACTCCTTACCGAGAAAGCCATGCTTCAGGATTAAACGATCCAAAAAGGCTCAAGAGCACGTTCATCTTCCCGGAAAGAAGAACAACCCCTAAACCTATAAGGAGAAGACCGCTCACGAGTTCCACCACTCGTCCCCGCTTCTGGACCCGGCGGAGGATTCCGGTCGCCCACCCAAAGGAGGCCCCCAGGAACACAAAAGGCAGGGCAAGCCCCAGGGCGTACACGAAAAGGAGAAATCCCCCTTCCCAAACCTTCCCAAGAGCCGAAACGTAAAGGAGAATGGACCCAAGCACCGGACCAACACAGGGGGTCCATCCAAGGCCAAAAGAGACGCCGAGAAAGAAGCTCCGAAGCAATCCGAACGACGCAGCAAGATGCACCCGCCGTTCTGCGTAAAGGGCCCGGATTTTCACAATCCCCATAACCTGGAGCCCGAAGAGAACAATAATAGCCCCTGCAATGCGATTGAACCAGGCTCGGTACCCAAAGAGGAATCCTCCCGCAAGAGAAGCCCCCACACCCATGAAGACAAAAACTCCCGTGAAACCAAGGACAAAGAGCACCGTATGGAGGATGGTCTTTTTTCGGCTCTCCTGTAAGGTTCCCACTCCGGCAACGTATCCGAGGTACGCTGGGGCAATGGCCAGAACACATGGAGAGAGAAAGGATAGGACTCCAGCTGCAAAACTTACAAGGACATTGAGTTCAGTCACCAGCATCACTCCTTTGTTCTCAAGAATTATACCTTTTTTTGCCGAGAGACCAAATACCCCTTGCGGAATTCCCGGCCTCCGTGTATACTATATTTAGTGTTTTATGGTGAATAAAAATACTACATATTGGTGAGAG from Candidatus Caldatribacterium sp. includes:
- a CDS encoding DUF4032 domain-containing protein, encoding MPLTKRGNEPIKAFGDISKKLNLSSRVYRGIHPIPVERIVGSVGRAADLLPGFRLRNPDVRYYRIRRAMERGEILPPIIVYKVGDEYYVLDGNHRVAVAKELGMEFIDAEVIEFFPSERRESKTLRAKRMEFENLTGLKGIDASEPRHYDSFLNYIKDYAQRMELFLGRKVPLKEAALNWFLCVYTPAVQAIVEKGLEEAFPGKSLADIFAYIMDYKWYRSQKEGYDIGFDAALEGFVAEIVGKKDGLGEEKRGFMQRVGGLLEEVLPWLKRE
- a CDS encoding cytochrome c biogenesis protein CcdA, encoding MTELNVLVSFAAGVLSFLSPCVLAIAPAYLGYVAGVGTLQESRKKTILHTVLFVLGFTGVFVFMGVGASLAGGFLFGYRAWFNRIAGAIIVLFGLQVMGIVKIRALYAERRVHLAASFGLLRSFFLGVSFGLGWTPCVGPVLGSILLYVSALGKVWEGGFLLFVYALGLALPFVFLGASFGWATGILRRVQKRGRVVELVSGLLLIGLGVVLLSGKMNVLLSLFGSFNPEAWLSR